The following proteins come from a genomic window of Microbacterium sp. SY138:
- a CDS encoding lipase maturation factor family protein: protein MDGFAAVDFGFAREVLQRGIAAMYLVAFVSSLNQFRPLLGEHGLLPAPALLEWVGRDKARRRMLHPTLFSRIRYTDRRLVLLCAAGIVVAALLVVGIPQWGPPWVPMLCFLALWLGYMSIVSIGQTFYSFGWEMLLLEAGFLAAFLGSGDQPPPTVVIVLFWWLVFRLEFGAGMIKIRGGREWRDLTALMYHHETQPMPGPLSRQAHLLPRWFHRGEVLGNHFAQLVVPIFLFAPVLSLWVRGPVPQVVGAVAASIVILTQLWLVVTGNFAWLNAATMVIAFSVIGLPGVGMPVAAPRTDPPWIIDGMPLAWVVVTSAVGLLYVVLSVPALRNLFARRQLMNASFNRWQLANAYGAFGTVTKERIEIIVEGSADEEGMEWREYEFRGKPGDVRRMPRQFAPYHLRLDWLMWFLPLGHSLDDWFTAFLVRLLEADAPTLALLRIDPFEGERPRWVRAVSYRYRFATRAEKKADGAVWVRTGRRVVLAPFGLR from the coding sequence GTGGACGGGTTCGCGGCGGTCGACTTCGGATTCGCGCGTGAGGTGCTGCAGCGCGGCATCGCGGCGATGTACCTCGTCGCGTTCGTCTCCAGCCTGAACCAGTTCCGGCCGCTGCTGGGCGAACACGGACTGCTTCCCGCGCCGGCGCTGCTCGAATGGGTCGGCCGCGACAAGGCGAGACGACGGATGCTGCATCCGACCCTGTTCTCGCGCATCCGCTATACCGACCGCCGCCTCGTGCTGCTGTGCGCGGCCGGCATCGTGGTCGCGGCACTTCTCGTGGTCGGCATCCCGCAGTGGGGGCCGCCGTGGGTTCCGATGCTGTGCTTCCTCGCGCTGTGGCTCGGGTACATGTCGATCGTCAGTATCGGGCAGACGTTCTACTCGTTCGGGTGGGAGATGCTGCTGCTGGAGGCGGGGTTCCTCGCGGCGTTCCTCGGCTCGGGCGATCAGCCGCCGCCCACCGTCGTGATCGTCCTGTTCTGGTGGCTGGTCTTCCGGCTCGAGTTCGGTGCCGGGATGATCAAGATCCGCGGCGGACGCGAATGGCGCGACCTGACGGCACTCATGTACCACCATGAGACGCAGCCCATGCCGGGTCCGCTCAGCAGGCAGGCGCATCTGCTGCCGCGCTGGTTCCATCGCGGCGAGGTGCTGGGCAACCACTTCGCGCAGCTGGTCGTGCCGATCTTCCTGTTCGCGCCGGTCCTGTCGCTGTGGGTGCGCGGCCCGGTGCCGCAGGTCGTCGGTGCGGTGGCGGCATCCATCGTGATCCTGACGCAGCTGTGGCTCGTCGTCACCGGAAACTTCGCGTGGTTGAACGCGGCGACGATGGTCATCGCGTTCTCCGTGATCGGGCTGCCGGGAGTCGGGATGCCTGTGGCCGCGCCGCGGACCGATCCTCCCTGGATCATCGACGGGATGCCGCTGGCCTGGGTCGTGGTCACCTCGGCGGTCGGGCTGCTGTATGTCGTGCTGAGCGTGCCGGCGCTGCGCAACCTCTTCGCGCGGCGGCAGCTGATGAACGCGAGCTTCAACCGCTGGCAGCTCGCCAACGCCTACGGCGCATTCGGCACGGTCACGAAGGAGCGCATCGAGATCATCGTCGAGGGCTCAGCCGACGAAGAGGGGATGGAGTGGCGCGAGTACGAGTTCCGGGGCAAGCCCGGTGATGTGCGCAGGATGCCGCGACAGTTCGCTCCCTACCATCTGCGGCTCGACTGGCTGATGTGGTTCCTTCCGCTCGGGCATTCGCTCGACGACTGGTTCACCGCGTTCCTGGTGCGGTTGCTGGAAGCGGATGCTCCGACCCTCGCGCTGCTGCGCATCGACCCGTTCGAGGGCGAAAGACCGCGGTGGGTGCGTGCGGTGTCGTACCGCTACCGCTTCGCCACCCGCGCCGAAAAGAAGGCCGACGGTGCGGTCTGGGTGCGCACGGGCCGCCGTGTGGTGCTCGCGCCCTTCGGGCTCCGGTGA
- a CDS encoding rhodanese-like domain-containing protein, which translates to MSSLDARLAYVDARLAYEIDVVAAREAVAAGEAVLVDTRRLESWDHGHIAGAVHLPTSDVDARLTTLPRDRTLIVYGWGPGCNGATSTARVLLATGFDVRELLGGYEYWVRNGFEVESSGVVSRRRPDPLVTAEP; encoded by the coding sequence CTCTCGACGCGAGGCTCGCCTACGTCGACGCGCGTCTCGCGTACGAGATCGATGTGGTCGCCGCCCGCGAAGCCGTGGCCGCCGGAGAGGCGGTGCTGGTCGATACGCGGCGCCTCGAGTCGTGGGATCACGGCCACATCGCCGGGGCGGTGCATCTGCCCACGAGCGACGTCGACGCACGGCTCACAACGCTTCCCCGCGATCGCACGCTCATCGTCTACGGCTGGGGCCCCGGGTGCAACGGCGCCACCTCGACCGCCCGAGTACTGCTCGCCACCGGGTTCGATGTCCGCGAGCTGCTCGGCGGCTACGAGTACTGGGTGCGCAACGGCTTCGAGGTCGAGTCGTCCGGGGTCGTCTCCCGGCGTCGTCCCGACCCTCTGGTCACGGCCGAGCCCTGA